A single Brevundimonas sp. SL130 DNA region contains:
- a CDS encoding PAS domain-containing hybrid sensor histidine kinase/response regulator, which translates to MISASITDPFAPSATHDVDLDTFFDVSLDLLIVRDINGPVLKASPSWFTVLGYHAEELVGVMLISLIHPDDLEATRRAIQEVTHRGLDEPALGQTNRYRHKDGHYVTLEWRARRFGDRIYAVARDVTQKVAHEQALLEAKAAAEAANRAKSDFLANMSHEIRTPLNGVIGIVDALSRTALDPVQAEMVNLIRSSGVTLERLVSDILDVSKIEAGELTLETRAFDLDEALDAPLEVMRVRADEKALRFEVIRDEAARGVFIGDSTRIRQVISNLLSNAVKFTHQGEVAVRIALDEDQDGLNHLIVDISDTGVGFDAAHAARLFDRFSQADATITRRFGGTGLGLSICRALVEMMGGRITAESTPGVGSRFKVEIPLARSASLSDYVASERARASEIAQPMRTIRVLLAEDHPTNQRVVQLILAGHPVELITVEDGAAAVAAFETDRFDVILMDMQMPGMDGLSATRRIRALESARAANAHTPIIMLSANAMAQHRDQAIEAGADIHVPKPITAANLLAGIQSVLAA; encoded by the coding sequence ATGATCAGCGCCTCGATCACAGACCCGTTCGCGCCCAGCGCCACGCACGACGTGGATCTGGACACATTTTTCGATGTGTCCCTGGATCTGTTGATCGTGCGCGACATCAACGGCCCGGTGCTGAAAGCCAGCCCGTCCTGGTTCACCGTGCTCGGCTATCACGCGGAAGAACTGGTGGGCGTCATGCTGATCAGCCTGATTCATCCCGATGATCTCGAGGCCACGCGCCGGGCCATCCAGGAGGTCACCCATCGGGGACTAGACGAACCGGCTCTCGGTCAGACCAACCGCTACAGGCACAAGGACGGGCATTACGTCACCCTGGAATGGCGCGCCCGTCGTTTCGGCGACCGCATCTACGCCGTCGCGCGGGATGTGACCCAGAAGGTCGCCCACGAACAGGCCCTGCTTGAGGCCAAGGCCGCCGCAGAGGCGGCCAACCGCGCCAAGTCCGACTTCCTGGCCAATATGAGCCATGAAATCCGGACACCGCTGAACGGAGTGATCGGCATCGTCGACGCCCTGTCGCGCACCGCCCTGGACCCGGTACAGGCCGAGATGGTCAATCTGATCCGGTCGTCCGGCGTCACCCTGGAGCGACTGGTTTCAGACATCCTCGACGTCTCCAAGATCGAAGCGGGCGAACTGACGCTGGAAACCCGCGCGTTCGACCTGGACGAAGCCCTGGACGCGCCGCTGGAAGTGATGCGCGTGCGCGCTGACGAAAAGGCGCTGAGGTTCGAGGTCATCCGCGACGAAGCGGCGCGGGGCGTCTTCATCGGCGACAGCACCCGCATCCGCCAGGTCATCAGCAACCTGCTGTCCAACGCCGTCAAATTCACTCATCAGGGCGAGGTCGCTGTTCGGATCGCTCTGGACGAAGACCAGGACGGCCTGAACCATCTGATCGTGGACATCAGCGATACGGGCGTCGGCTTCGACGCCGCACACGCCGCCCGGCTGTTTGATCGGTTCAGCCAGGCGGACGCCACCATTACCCGACGCTTCGGCGGCACAGGTCTGGGCCTGTCGATCTGCCGGGCCCTGGTCGAGATGATGGGCGGACGGATCACGGCCGAGTCGACGCCCGGCGTCGGAAGCCGTTTCAAGGTCGAAATCCCCCTGGCGCGCAGCGCCTCGCTTTCGGACTATGTCGCCAGCGAACGCGCCAGAGCATCTGAGATCGCCCAGCCGATGCGCACCATCCGAGTGCTGCTGGCGGAGGACCATCCGACCAATCAGCGCGTGGTTCAGTTGATCCTGGCCGGCCATCCGGTCGAACTGATCACCGTCGAGGACGGGGCCGCGGCCGTCGCTGCGTTCGAAACAGACCGGTTCGACGTCATCCTGATGGACATGCAGATGCCGGGCATGGACGGACTGTCGGCGACGCGTCGAATTCGCGCGCTGGAATCAGCCCGCGCCGCCAACGCCCATACGCCGATCATCATGCTGAGCGCCAACGCCATGGCCCAGCACCGTGACCAGGCCATAGAGGCGGGCGCGGATATTCATGTGCCCAAACCCATCACCGCCGCCAATCTGCTGGCGGGCATCCAGTCGGTGTTGGCGGCCTGA
- a CDS encoding glutamate--cysteine ligase encodes MTDNAPLSRDVLIEAMSKGAKPKDEWRIGAEHEKFGFDKISLGRPAYEGPNGIKAMLEGLQRFGWSRVEENGVLIGLERRNDEGFIASVSLEPGGQFELSGAPLKTIHDICSETGQHLMEVKQVADQLGVGFLGAGFDPLWTREQVPVMPKGRYDIMRAYMPKVGNLGLDMMLRTCTIQANLDFDSEADMVAKFRTSLALQPIATALFACSPFTEGRPNGFLSARANVWTDTDADRTGMLGFVFEDGFGFERYADYALDTPMYFAKRDRKYIDASGQSFRDFQAGKLPALPGEYPTIKDWNDHLTTLFPEVRLKAYLEMRGADGGPWSRICALPALWAGVLYDAPSLAAAWDLVKDWDIADHERLRRDVTRLGLKAEVAGRSVRDIAVDLVNIAKQGLKNRARFSGGMVDERGYLSELEDIADSGVTPAERLLDLYHGAWQGDLKRIYADFAY; translated from the coding sequence ATGACCGACAACGCGCCGCTGAGCCGGGACGTCCTGATCGAAGCCATGTCCAAGGGCGCCAAGCCCAAGGACGAATGGCGGATCGGCGCCGAGCACGAGAAGTTCGGCTTCGACAAGATCAGCCTGGGCCGGCCCGCCTATGAGGGGCCGAACGGCATCAAGGCCATGCTGGAAGGCCTGCAACGCTTCGGTTGGTCGCGCGTCGAGGAGAATGGCGTCCTGATCGGGCTGGAACGTCGCAATGACGAGGGCTTCATCGCCTCGGTCAGCCTGGAGCCAGGCGGCCAGTTCGAACTGTCCGGCGCCCCGCTGAAGACCATCCACGACATCTGTTCCGAGACCGGCCAGCACCTGATGGAGGTCAAGCAGGTGGCCGACCAGCTGGGCGTCGGTTTCCTGGGCGCCGGCTTCGACCCGCTGTGGACCCGCGAACAGGTGCCGGTCATGCCCAAGGGCCGCTACGACATCATGCGGGCCTATATGCCCAAGGTCGGGAACCTGGGCCTCGACATGATGCTGCGCACCTGCACCATCCAGGCCAATCTGGACTTCGATTCAGAAGCCGACATGGTGGCCAAGTTCCGCACCTCGCTGGCGCTACAGCCCATCGCCACCGCCCTGTTCGCCTGTTCGCCCTTCACTGAGGGCCGCCCGAACGGTTTCCTGTCGGCCCGCGCCAATGTCTGGACAGACACCGACGCTGACCGCACCGGCATGCTGGGCTTTGTGTTCGAGGATGGGTTCGGCTTTGAGCGCTATGCCGACTATGCCCTGGACACCCCAATGTATTTCGCCAAGCGCGACAGAAAATACATCGACGCCTCGGGCCAGTCGTTCCGCGACTTCCAAGCGGGCAAACTGCCCGCCTTGCCCGGCGAATATCCGACGATCAAGGACTGGAACGACCATCTGACCACCCTCTTCCCCGAGGTGCGGCTGAAGGCCTATCTGGAGATGCGCGGCGCCGACGGCGGCCCGTGGAGCCGGATCTGCGCCCTGCCCGCCCTGTGGGCCGGCGTCCTGTACGACGCCCCGTCGCTGGCCGCCGCCTGGGACCTGGTCAAGGACTGGGACATCGCCGACCACGAACGCCTGCGCCGCGACGTGACCCGCCTGGGCCTGAAAGCCGAGGTGGCGGGCCGCAGCGTGCGCGACATCGCGGTGGACCTGGTGAACATCGCCAAACAGGGGCTGAAGAACCGCGCGCGCTTCTCGGGCGGCATGGTGGACGAGCGCGGCTATCTGTCGGAGCTGGAGGACATCGCCGACAGCGGCGTGACGCCGGCCGAGCGTTTGCTGGACCTGTATCACGGGGCCTGGCAGGGCGACTTAAAGCGGATCTACGCCGACTTCGCCTACTAA
- a CDS encoding IS5 family transposase: protein MADQQLSLAETLVDPRLGTNARLDAIGKVIDWAPLEKLAEQVHAGRLGRKPYRASAMIRALYLQMLYGLSDPGLEEALTDRLSFRRFCGLGLDEATPDETTICRFRLTAARKGVMQACFEEVNRQLDARGLIVRSGTLMDATLLAAASRKPDIKQGAGAGLEREPGASWTRKNGKSHFGYRLHVATDQGFNLIRAVVLTPAHVGESLVAETLIQGDEKAVYADKGYEHKGRRARLKARGCKDRICHRSHKHQKALPYWQTQRNKLIAKRRAVVEQVFGTARRVFGYARARSTSFAVNLADIFRLATVFNLRRVAGLPAT from the coding sequence ATGGCCGATCAGCAGTTGAGCTTGGCTGAGACGTTGGTCGATCCGAGATTGGGGACGAACGCGCGACTGGACGCCATTGGCAAGGTGATCGACTGGGCCCCGCTGGAGAAGCTGGCCGAGCAGGTCCATGCGGGCAGGTTGGGGCGCAAGCCCTACCGGGCCAGCGCGATGATCCGGGCTTTGTATCTGCAGATGCTCTACGGCCTTTCGGACCCGGGCTTGGAAGAGGCGCTGACCGATCGCCTGTCGTTCCGGCGCTTCTGCGGGCTGGGCCTGGATGAGGCGACGCCGGACGAGACGACGATCTGCCGGTTCCGCCTGACGGCGGCCAGGAAGGGGGTGATGCAGGCCTGTTTCGAGGAGGTGAACCGCCAGTTGGACGCGCGGGGCCTGATCGTTCGCAGCGGCACGCTGATGGACGCCACCCTGCTGGCGGCGGCGTCGCGCAAGCCCGACATCAAGCAGGGCGCGGGCGCGGGGCTGGAGCGCGAACCCGGGGCCAGCTGGACGCGCAAGAACGGCAAGAGCCACTTTGGCTATCGGCTGCACGTGGCCACCGACCAGGGCTTCAACCTGATCCGGGCCGTGGTGCTGACCCCGGCCCATGTCGGCGAGAGCCTGGTGGCCGAGACGCTGATCCAGGGCGACGAGAAGGCGGTCTATGCCGACAAGGGCTACGAGCACAAAGGACGGCGCGCCCGATTGAAGGCACGCGGGTGCAAGGATCGCATCTGCCACCGCTCGCACAAGCACCAGAAGGCCTTGCCCTACTGGCAGACCCAGAGGAACAAGCTGATCGCCAAGCGCCGGGCCGTGGTCGAGCAGGTGTTCGGAACTGCCCGGCGGGTGTTCGGCTACGCCCGCGCCCGATCAACCAGCTTCGCCGTGAACCTCGCCGACATCTTCCGTCTGGCCACAGTGTTCAACCTACGCCGCGTCGCAGGATTGCCGGCGACCTGA
- a CDS encoding 16S rRNA (uracil(1498)-N(3))-methyltransferase, with protein MIRLHVKAVLAAAAPVAPTLDQSRYLTQVMRLKLGDELLVFNGRDGEWRCTIAEVLKKGVILRAEEQVRPQTYGPDLELIVAVVKKARVETIVEKAAELGARRVRLVLTKRTNADRIRLDRLDAIAEEAAEQTGRLDVPPVDDPVKLDALLDGWEASPDSGRRLMFCDETGGAPAMSALRDAGEGPQDRKWSILIGPEGGFSPEEGERLRSLPFTTAVSLGPRILRADTAAIAAMSLWQAAVGDWEK; from the coding sequence ATGATACGATTACATGTGAAGGCCGTGTTGGCCGCCGCCGCCCCCGTCGCCCCCACCCTCGACCAGTCGCGCTATCTGACCCAGGTCATGCGGCTGAAGCTCGGGGACGAGCTGCTGGTCTTCAACGGCCGCGACGGCGAATGGCGCTGCACCATCGCCGAAGTCCTGAAGAAGGGCGTGATCCTGCGGGCCGAAGAACAGGTGCGGCCCCAGACCTATGGTCCCGATCTGGAGCTGATCGTTGCGGTCGTTAAGAAGGCCCGGGTCGAGACCATCGTCGAAAAGGCCGCCGAACTGGGCGCGCGCCGGGTGCGGCTGGTCCTGACCAAACGGACCAACGCCGACCGTATCCGCCTGGACCGGCTGGACGCCATCGCCGAGGAGGCCGCCGAACAGACGGGTCGCCTGGACGTGCCCCCGGTCGATGATCCGGTGAAGCTGGACGCCCTGCTGGACGGGTGGGAGGCCAGTCCCGATTCTGGCCGCCGGCTGATGTTCTGCGACGAGACCGGCGGCGCGCCGGCGATGTCGGCCTTGCGCGACGCGGGAGAGGGGCCCCAAGACCGAAAATGGTCCATCCTGATCGGCCCTGAAGGCGGTTTCTCGCCGGAAGAGGGCGAGCGCCTGCGATCCCTGCCCTTCACCACCGCCGTGTCGCTCGGCCCGCGCATCCTGCGGGCCGACACCGCCGCCATCGCCGCCATGAGCCTTTGGCAGGCGGCGGTGGGCGATTGGGAAAAATAG
- a CDS encoding GIY-YIG nuclease family protein produces the protein MAFFTYIVASRRNGTLYTGSTEDIILRTAQHRDKLFKGFSAKYGCANLVWFEAHPTRHAAFVRERRIKKWNRVWKLELIEKSNPGWRDLFDDLF, from the coding sequence TTGGCCTTCTTCACCTACATCGTCGCCAGCCGCCGCAACGGAACCCTCTACACCGGCTCGACCGAGGACATCATCCTCCGCACCGCCCAGCATCGGGACAAACTGTTCAAAGGCTTTTCCGCCAAGTATGGCTGCGCCAACTTGGTCTGGTTCGAAGCGCATCCGACACGCCACGCGGCGTTCGTGCGCGAGCGCCGGATCAAGAAATGGAACCGCGTCTGGAAGCTGGAGCTGATCGAGAAATCGAATCCAGGCTGGCGTGATCTATTCGATGACCTGTTCTGA
- a CDS encoding acyl-CoA dehydrogenase family protein has translation MNVLGSPDPDFMREEEITLFSDSVGKWIDEHAPPEKVQSWIANSSVPRDLWSQAGADGLLGLSMPEEDGGMGGDYRHEVVLMRQLGWKGADHFGISLHNAIVAPYIWHYGTPEQKARWLPRLQSGELVGAIAMTEPGAGSDLQGVKTTAVKSGNGYVVNGSKTFITNGQLANFIIVVAKTDPAEGAKGTSLIVVETDGAEGFERGRNLHKIGMEGNDTSELFFNEVKVPGDNIIGGGEGQGFVQLMQQLPQERLNIAVQGVAAAERGLEATLAYVKERKAFGKRVIDFQNTQFKLAEVKTKLTVAKVFVDHCIGLHLKGQLDAATASMAKYWVTDIQGETIDEMLQLHGGYGYMNEYAIAQLYKDARVQRIYGGTNEIMKLLIARTL, from the coding sequence ATGAACGTGCTGGGCAGCCCCGACCCCGATTTCATGCGCGAAGAGGAGATCACCCTCTTCTCCGACAGCGTCGGCAAATGGATCGACGAGCACGCGCCGCCCGAGAAGGTCCAGTCCTGGATCGCCAACTCGAGCGTGCCCCGCGACCTGTGGAGCCAGGCCGGGGCCGACGGCCTGCTGGGCCTGTCCATGCCTGAGGAAGACGGCGGCATGGGCGGCGACTATCGGCACGAGGTGGTGCTGATGCGACAGCTGGGCTGGAAGGGCGCGGACCATTTCGGCATTTCGCTGCACAACGCCATCGTCGCCCCCTACATCTGGCATTACGGCACGCCGGAGCAGAAGGCGCGCTGGCTGCCGCGTCTCCAGTCCGGCGAACTGGTCGGCGCCATCGCCATGACCGAACCGGGCGCGGGCTCAGATCTGCAAGGGGTCAAGACCACGGCGGTCAAGTCCGGCAACGGCTATGTCGTCAACGGCTCCAAGACCTTCATCACCAACGGCCAACTGGCCAACTTCATCATCGTGGTCGCCAAGACCGACCCGGCCGAGGGCGCCAAGGGCACGTCGCTGATCGTGGTCGAGACGGACGGGGCGGAAGGTTTCGAACGCGGCCGGAACCTGCACAAGATCGGCATGGAGGGGAACGACACCTCCGAGCTGTTCTTCAATGAGGTGAAGGTCCCCGGCGACAACATCATCGGCGGGGGCGAGGGCCAGGGCTTTGTCCAGTTGATGCAGCAACTGCCGCAAGAACGGCTGAACATCGCCGTCCAGGGCGTCGCCGCCGCCGAGCGCGGCCTGGAGGCGACGCTCGCCTACGTCAAGGAGCGCAAGGCCTTCGGCAAGCGGGTCATCGACTTCCAGAACACCCAGTTCAAGCTGGCCGAGGTGAAGACGAAACTGACCGTCGCCAAGGTCTTCGTCGACCATTGCATCGGCCTGCACCTGAAGGGCCAGCTCGACGCCGCCACCGCCTCCATGGCCAAATACTGGGTCACCGACATCCAGGGCGAGACCATCGACGAGATGCTGCAACTGCACGGCGGCTATGGCTATATGAACGAGTACGCCATCGCCCAGCTGTACAAGGACGCGCGGGTGCAGCGCATCTACGGCGGCACCAACGAGATCATGAAGCTCTTGATCGCGCGGACGCTGTAA
- a CDS encoding IS5 family transposase has product MHRSSGQGHLSEAWLSPSLGRNEQLERIGSVFDWTAVERLVSEVYSARSGRPSWPPLTMVKALLLQQWYGLSDPGLEEALGDRLSFRRFVGLGLDEGAPDHSVISRFRKALRDRGLDGALFQEIGRQLEARGLVVRSGTLMDATLVEAAVARPSREAGLGRRGTTDPDADWTMKNGRSHYGYKAHMGVDQGSGLIRRAELTSAKVSDSETADRLICGDERAVYGDRAYEHKGRRRRLKAAGIKDRILHRSHKHQDGLPHWQAVRNRLIGPVRAAVERVFGTLKRSYGYRRVRYRGLEANRLQLRLLCIAFNLRKAAMLLA; this is encoded by the coding sequence TCGCAACGAGCAGCTTGAGCGGATTGGCTCGGTGTTCGACTGGACGGCGGTGGAGCGGTTGGTGTCGGAGGTTTATTCGGCCCGGTCGGGTCGACCGTCTTGGCCGCCTCTGACGATGGTGAAGGCCTTGCTATTACAGCAGTGGTACGGACTGTCGGACCCGGGGCTCGAAGAGGCTCTGGGAGACCGCCTCAGCTTTCGTCGGTTTGTAGGCCTGGGTCTGGACGAGGGGGCGCCGGACCATTCGGTGATCAGCCGGTTCCGCAAGGCCTTGCGTGACCGGGGTCTGGACGGGGCGCTGTTTCAGGAGATCGGTCGCCAGTTGGAGGCGCGGGGCCTAGTGGTCAGGTCGGGGACGCTGATGGACGCGACCCTGGTGGAGGCTGCGGTGGCTCGGCCGTCGCGCGAGGCAGGCCTGGGCCGACGTGGGACAACCGATCCGGACGCGGACTGGACCATGAAGAACGGTCGGTCTCACTATGGCTACAAGGCTCATATGGGCGTCGATCAGGGGTCGGGGCTGATCCGGCGCGCTGAACTGACCTCGGCGAAGGTCAGCGACAGCGAGACGGCGGATCGGTTGATCTGCGGCGACGAGCGGGCCGTCTATGGCGATCGGGCCTATGAGCACAAGGGTCGCCGACGTCGGCTCAAGGCCGCCGGGATCAAGGATCGCATCCTGCACCGCAGCCACAAGCATCAGGACGGACTCCCCCACTGGCAGGCGGTTCGCAACCGGCTGATCGGTCCTGTCCGCGCCGCCGTCGAGCGCGTGTTCGGAACCCTGAAGCGCAGTTACGGCTATCGCCGGGTCCGATACCGAGGCCTGGAGGCCAACCGCCTCCAGCTCAGACTGCTGTGCATAGCCTTCAATCTCAGGAAGGCGGCGATGCTGCTGGCCTGA